In the genome of Candidatus Poribacteria bacterium, the window TTTTCTTGACGGCGCGATGCCGTAACGGAGACCTGCTCAAGTTGGATAACCTTTGAAGAGAGCGCAATTTCTATAGACTTCGTTTCGTCGGCGGCAAGCGCGATATTTGTCACAACTGCATCGGCATAACCCGGTGAAGATGTTGTAATTGTGTAGACACCTGCAGCTAAATCTGTAATTTCAAGCGTGCCTTTTGTCCCGCTCACGCCTGTAGTGGCATCACCAGTCTTGGGTGTGACGGTAACGGCAACACCGTTCAGTCTATTACCCGTTTGGGTATCTCCTACAGTGATGTTCAAGGTAGCGGCTTCCACCGATCCCACAGCGACCAAAAAAATAATGCATAAGGATAAGACAACAAATAGGCTTAATGATTTCACGATATGATCTCCTTTATATATAAATAGCATTTACTTTTTACATGCGCCAAACAATATTGTTTAAAGGTAGCGACTTCGGTTACTTATAGGAAATTTTCAATCTCAGAATGCGTTGGCAGCGAAGGAATCACGCCGACTTTCTGGATCGCTAATGCGCCAGCAGTGTTCGCATATCGCATGATAGGATCCAACTGATCTTTTTCAAGCGCAGTAAGGTCCATATACTGCCTTAATTGTGTGAGCATGGCAGCGACGAAGGCATCCCCCGCCCCAAGTGTATCCACCACGTTAACTGTAAAGCCGTCGACAAAACCGTCAGCAAAACCGTTTGTGTAATAACATCCGCGTTCACCCAATGTAACAACGAGCAACTTCACACCGAGTCTAAGGATACGTTTAATGCCTCGTTCCAAATCTGCATCACCTGTAACAAATTCCCACTCCTCATCTGAAATTTTGACGACATCGGCGTAGGGCATCACCTCCCAGATCCAACGTTTGGCATCTTTGGCATTGTCCCAAAGCATCAATCGCAAGTTCGGGTCATAGGAGAGGCGTGCGCCGCCCGCTTTTGCTGACCGGATCGCATGGAGCGTTGCTTCTCGGCTCGGTGAATGACTGAGGCTAACAGAGCCGTAATGGAACAGTTTTGCAGATTGAACATAACCGGTATCAATTTCATCGGGAGAGAGTTGAATATCGGCACCCGGGTGCCGATAGAAGGTTATGTCCTTCATACCGTCGGAACGCGTGGCAACGAAGGCTAAAGTCGTCCGAGAGGT includes:
- a CDS encoding PfkB family carbohydrate kinase, whose product is MPEALCIGELLIDFVSTTPDVTLAEAPGFVKAPGGAPANVAVGLAKLGVDAGFIGKVGADAFGDFLRETLQQNSVDTAHLIAGETSRTTLAFVATRSDGMKDITFYRHPGADIQLSPDEIDTGYVQSAKLFHYGSVSLSHSPSREATLHAIRSAKAGGARLSYDPNLRLMLWDNAKDAKRWIWEVMPYADVVKISDEEWEFVTGDADLERGIKRILRLGVKLLVVTLGERGCYYTNGFADGFVDGFTVNVVDTLGAGDAFVAAMLTQLRQYMDLTALEKDQLDPIMRYANTAGALAIQKVGVIPSLPTHSEIENFL